A window of Castanea sativa cultivar Marrone di Chiusa Pesio chromosome 1, ASM4071231v1 contains these coding sequences:
- the LOC142622143 gene encoding laccase-14-like has product MNSKNKYAMLEFLGILILFVHLFCMVQGDVHFYDFVLREKNFTGLCSTKSMLVVNDSFPGPEIKVHKGDTVYVNVHNQGYYGVTIHWHGVKQPRNPWFDGPEYITQCPIQPDTNFTYEILFSDEEGTLWWHAHSDWTRATVHGAIIILPAIGSTYSFPKADAEEIIVLAAWYKGNLKEEVDEALEAGSDLPHSDAYTINGEPGDFCACSKKTTYHWTVDYNKTYLLRIINAVMNAELFFAVAQHNLTVVGMDGRYVKPLATSYIMISPGQTMDVLITTNQSLGRYYMAARQYSSEDASVTAFDHVNATAILQYENNYSFPSSPSFPTTLPFYLDYIAALNFTNRIRSLASYEYPVNVPLNITTKMYVTVSMNTIFCPTCSGGVDDEILGTSLNNISWVNPSTDVLQAYYRNISGIYTTDFPDQPPSYYNFTGDEFPDSIELTVQGTKVKVLNYNEAVEIVFQGTNVLTGSVNHPMHMHGYSFYVVGTGFGNFNNEIDPKHYNLVDPPEVTTFGIPKNGWVAIRFVANNPGVWFWHCHLDRHMSWGMDTVFIVKNGDTMETSIRKPPAYMPSCRVPLKSYGYGLDEKSNT; this is encoded by the exons ATGAATTCCAAGAACAAGTACGCGATGTTAGAGTTTCTGGGTATTCTGATTCTTTTTGTACACCTATTTTGCATGGTTCAAGGCGATGTCCATTTCTATGACTTCGTT CTTAGGGAGAAAAACTTTACAGGGCTGTGTAGTACAAAGAGCATGCTAGTTGTGAACGACAGTTTCCCAGGGCCGGAAATTAAGGTTCACAAAGGAGACACCGTTTATGTTAATGTCCACAATCAAGGATATTATGGAGTCACTATTCACTG GCATGGTGTAAAACAACCAAGAAATCCATGGTTTGATGGTCCAGAATATATCACACAATGTCCCATTCAACCTGATACAAATTTCACATACGAGATTTTATTTTCCGATGAAGAAGGAACCCTTTGGTGGCATGCTCATAGTGATTGGACACGAGCCACAGTTCATGGTGCTATTATCATTTTGCCTGCTATTGGATCCACCTATTCTTTTCCCAAAGCAGATGCAGAAGAGATCATTGTGTTGG CGGCCTGGTACAAGGGAAATTTAAAGGAAGAGGTAGATGAAGCCCTTGAAGCTGGTAGTGATTTGCCACATTCCGATGCTTATACCATAAATGGTGAACCGGGAGATTTTTGTGCCTGCTCCAAGA AAACAACATACCATTGGACAGTAGATTACAACAAGACCTATCTTCTTCGTATAATCAATGCTGTCATGAATGCAGAATTGTTTTTTGCGGTAGCTCAACATAATCTCACAGTTGTTGGGATGGATGGACGTTATGTTAAACCTTTAGCTACAAGTTACATAATGATAAGCCCAGGACAAACAATGGATGTCTTAATCACAACAAACCAGTCTCTCGGTCGCTATTATATGGCTGCTAGACAATACTCAAGCGAAGACGCCTCTGTTACAGCATTTGATCATGTCAATGCAACTGCGATTCTCCAATATGAAAACAACTATAGTTTCCCATCATCTCCTTCCTTTCCAACTACACTTCCTTTTTACCTGGATTATATTGCTGCCTTAAACTTCACTAATCGCATTAGGAGCTTAGCTAGCTATGAATACCCCGTAAACGTTCCCTTGAACATAACTACCAAAATGTATGTAACAGTTTCCATGAATACAATCTTCTGTCCAACGTGTTCTGGAGGAGTTGATGATGAGATATTAGGGACAAGCTTGAATAACATAAGTTGGGTCAACCCAAGTACTGATGTGCTACAGGCCTACTACAG GAATATTAGTGGAATTTACACCACAGATTTTCCCGACCAACCACCTTCATACTATAACTTTACCGGTGATGAATTTCCAGATAGCATTGAACTAACAGTCCAAGGGACTAAGGTGAAGGTGTTGAATTACAATGAGGCAGTCGAGATAGTTTTCCAAGGGACTAACGTGTTAACAGGCTCTGTAAATCATCcaatgcatatgcatggatatagCTTCTATGTGGTTGGTACAGGTTTTGGAAATTTCAATAATGAAATTGACCCAAAACATTATAATTTGGTTGATCCTCCTGAGGTGACTACCTTTGGAATTCCTAAGAATGGATGGGTTGCCATTAGATTTGTGGCAAATAATCCTG GTGTATGGTTTTGGCACTGTCATTTAGATCGACACATGAGTTGGGGCATGGACACGGTCTTTATTGTAAAGAACGGTGACACTATGGAGACAAGCATCCGCAAACCCCCTGCTTATATGCCTTCCTGTAGAGTTCCGCTGAAATCCTATGGttatggattggatgaaaaatccAACACATAA